A portion of the Candidatus Flexicrinis proximus genome contains these proteins:
- a CDS encoding hydrogenase maturation protease, whose product MCAALHHEANPPTSVGASSETLVIGVGNNDRGDDAFGLIVARRIADRAIPHVTVLTEQREGSALFSAWEQSAASVSMLIDAMSSGAQPGTLVRLEVAAQDFATQDFLASTHGLGVEHAIELARALGVLPPRLVLYLVEGEQYDLGAGLSTGVEATVNPVVEAICREIQS is encoded by the coding sequence ATGTGTGCTGCACTGCACCATGAGGCCAACCCTCCAACATCCGTTGGGGCTTCGTCCGAGACCCTCGTCATCGGTGTAGGCAATAACGACCGCGGCGACGACGCGTTTGGCCTCATCGTCGCACGACGCATCGCTGACCGCGCCATCCCTCACGTCACCGTGCTCACAGAACAGCGCGAAGGCAGTGCGCTGTTCAGCGCATGGGAACAGTCCGCCGCAAGTGTCTCTATGCTGATCGACGCGATGTCCAGCGGTGCCCAACCCGGTACGCTTGTCCGCCTCGAAGTGGCGGCGCAAGACTTCGCGACACAGGATTTCCTCGCTTCGACCCACGGCCTCGGTGTAGAACATGCGATTGAGTTGGCGCGCGCGCTCGGCGTGCTGCCGCCGCGCCTTGTCCTTTACCTTGTCGAGGGCGAGCAATACGATCTCGGCGCCGGTCTCTCCACCGGGGTAGAGGCCACCGTCAATCCAGTTGTTGAGGCCATCTGCCGCGAGATCCAATCGTAA
- a CDS encoding Ni/Fe hydrogenase subunit alpha: MTNLELTDTAKKKSRSLKVGMLARVEGEGGLSVKIRNGIVQDVKLKIFEPPRFFEALLRGRLYSEAPDITARICGICPVAYQMSAVHALESIFGVTVGGQLRALRRLLYCGEWIESHALHIYMLHAPDFLGVDSVINIAKDHPDLVRKALQLKKVGNDIMNVVGGREIHPINVRVGGFYRLPTKAEFALLLERVKWARDAAYETVRWVSTLEFPVFEQDCEYVALHHPEEYAINEGRVVSNRGLDIPVNEFDQRFTEEHVAHSNALRGVLDGSKLYAVGPLARYNLNYKQFSPLTHEAIREVGFGAECRNPFQSIIVRALETLYACDEAVRIIEAYEPPDRPAVPFEPKAGVGHACTEAPRGILYHRYRIDADGLIAEARISPPTSQNQKMIERDLHNIVAQMIDKSDEEITLRCEHAIRNYDPCISCATHFLKSDITRLTT, translated from the coding sequence GCTTGCCCGTGTCGAAGGGGAAGGTGGTCTGTCGGTCAAAATCCGGAACGGCATCGTGCAAGACGTCAAGCTCAAAATCTTCGAGCCACCGCGCTTCTTCGAAGCGCTGCTGCGAGGCCGTCTCTATAGCGAAGCCCCCGACATCACCGCGCGTATCTGCGGCATCTGTCCGGTTGCCTACCAGATGAGCGCTGTCCACGCGCTCGAAAGCATCTTCGGCGTCACTGTCGGCGGCCAGCTGCGCGCGCTACGCCGTCTGCTCTACTGCGGTGAATGGATCGAAAGCCACGCGCTGCATATCTATATGCTGCACGCACCCGACTTTCTCGGGGTCGACAGCGTTATCAACATCGCCAAGGATCACCCGGATCTTGTCCGCAAGGCGCTACAGCTCAAGAAGGTCGGCAACGACATCATGAACGTTGTAGGCGGCCGCGAGATTCATCCGATCAACGTGCGCGTCGGCGGCTTCTATCGTCTCCCAACCAAGGCGGAGTTCGCACTGCTGCTCGAACGCGTCAAATGGGCGCGCGACGCCGCCTATGAGACCGTGCGTTGGGTCTCAACGCTGGAATTCCCCGTCTTCGAACAGGATTGCGAATACGTTGCCCTGCACCACCCCGAGGAATACGCCATTAACGAGGGGCGCGTCGTCTCGAACCGCGGCCTCGATATCCCCGTCAACGAGTTCGACCAGCGTTTTACTGAAGAACATGTCGCCCATTCCAACGCCCTGCGCGGCGTATTGGACGGCAGCAAGCTGTACGCCGTCGGGCCGCTCGCGCGCTACAACCTGAACTACAAGCAGTTTTCGCCGCTCACGCACGAGGCCATCCGCGAGGTCGGTTTTGGCGCTGAGTGCCGTAATCCATTCCAAAGTATCATCGTGCGCGCGCTCGAAACGCTTTACGCCTGTGACGAGGCTGTAAGGATCATTGAGGCCTACGAGCCGCCCGATCGACCGGCTGTCCCATTCGAGCCGAAAGCCGGTGTCGGTCACGCCTGTACCGAGGCGCCGCGTGGCATCCTTTACCACCGCTACCGCATCGATGCTGACGGCCTGATCGCCGAGGCGCGTATCAGCCCGCCGACCTCGCAGAACCAGAAGATGATCGAGCGCGATCTGCACAACATTGTCGCCCAGATGATTGATAAGTCCGACGAGGAGATCACCCTGCGCTGCGAGCACGCCATCCGCAATTACGATCCCTGTATCTCGTGCGCGACTCACTTCCTCAAGTCCGACATCACACGCCTGACGACGTAA